In the genome of Deltaproteobacteria bacterium, one region contains:
- a CDS encoding adenosylcobinamide-GDP ribazoletransferase, which produces MGEQPSGEEAQWWRGGPLPSWADLLAAVAWLTVLPVAPVVPPGAAAFFYPVVGALAGGCWWLMDRLLGGWLPPLPRAGLALGLWLAATAARPADGLLRTGSALIAGHNRARALSMLAEPEYNACGWLTLSVTAALQLWSLTILERGRLPALLFAPVLGGWAMVVLAHGARAARSDGRRLKYASAVGFREFAFASVFTFGVLFTALQEIGILVGVSAAAAVVGLRLGLHHWLDGITDATCRAGAEVVLTLALVLFAIMEARS; this is translated from the coding sequence ATGGGCGAGCAGCCAAGCGGCGAAGAGGCGCAATGGTGGCGGGGCGGACCGCTGCCATCGTGGGCCGATCTGCTTGCGGCGGTGGCGTGGTTGACGGTGCTGCCGGTGGCGCCCGTGGTGCCCCCTGGAGCCGCGGCGTTCTTCTATCCGGTCGTCGGAGCGCTCGCCGGCGGCTGTTGGTGGCTGATGGATCGGCTGCTCGGTGGCTGGCTGCCACCACTGCCGCGCGCCGGCCTCGCCCTGGGCTTGTGGCTGGCGGCGACGGCGGCGCGCCCGGCCGATGGCCTGCTGCGCACCGGCAGCGCGCTGATTGCCGGCCACAACCGCGCGCGGGCGCTGTCCATGCTGGCGGAGCCGGAATACAACGCCTGCGGTTGGCTAACACTGTCGGTAACCGCGGCGTTGCAGCTGTGGAGTTTGACGATTCTGGAACGGGGCCGGCTGCCGGCGCTGCTGTTCGCTCCGGTGCTGGGAGGCTGGGCGATGGTGGTGTTGGCACACGGAGCGCGCGCCGCTCGTAGCGATGGCCGCCGGCTCAAGTACGCCAGCGCGGTCGGATTCCGTGAGTTCGCCTTCGCCAGCGTGTTTACCTTCGGCGTCTTGTTCACCGCGCTGCAAGAGATAGGAATTCTCGTGGGCGTGAGCGCAGCCGCTGCGGTTGTCGGACTGCGCCTTGGGTTGCACCACTGGCTCGACGGGATTACCGACGCCACCTGCCGGGCCGGTGCCGAGGTCGTGCTCACGCTGGCACTGGTGCTGTTCGCGATCATGGAGGCGAGATCGTGA